From the genome of Devriesea agamarum, one region includes:
- a CDS encoding thymidine kinase encodes MAKLHFKYGAMNSGKSDTLIKAAFNYAERGLDTLTIKPAIDTKGEGFIVARGGARRKVDVLAGPDANLRTVIHDRVRELGIDQLSCVLVDESQFLSPHQIDDLLEVAKVDGISVICYGLRTDFQTQLFPGSRRLFEVADNFEKLPTMCRCGSQAEFNCRMRDGVPVFEGGQVAIDGEEVTYESVCASCYRRAQTG; translated from the coding sequence GTGGCGAAGCTGCATTTCAAATACGGAGCGATGAACTCTGGTAAGTCCGACACCCTGATTAAGGCCGCGTTCAACTACGCGGAGCGAGGACTTGACACCTTGACCATTAAGCCTGCGATCGATACCAAAGGCGAAGGTTTCATCGTCGCGCGCGGTGGTGCCCGCAGGAAAGTCGATGTGTTGGCAGGTCCAGACGCCAATTTGCGAACGGTCATTCATGACCGGGTGCGAGAACTCGGCATTGACCAACTCAGTTGCGTCTTGGTTGACGAATCGCAGTTTTTGAGCCCACACCAAATTGATGATCTTCTAGAAGTCGCGAAAGTCGACGGGATCTCGGTGATCTGCTATGGACTACGCACTGACTTCCAAACGCAACTCTTCCCGGGAAGTCGGCGCTTATTTGAGGTGGCCGACAACTTTGAGAAGCTACCCACCATGTGCCGCTGCGGTTCGCAGGCAGAATTCAACTGCCGAATGCGAGACGGAGTTCCTGTCTTTGAGGGTGGACAGGTTGCGATTGACGGCGAAGAAGTCACCTATGAATCAGTGTGCGCCTCGTGTTACCGCCGTGCACAAACAGGCTAG
- a CDS encoding bifunctional proline dehydrogenase/L-glutamate gamma-semialdehyde dehydrogenase has product MSTTTPPPHPATPEVSPAEVENLVRTWVQQAASYPAPAQATMLADLLKDQAGLDFTVAFVDRVIRPEDPRAAARELKRLGINPPSFLPRSQRTAVSVGGKLAPHVASPVTKTAQAVMRRMVSHLVLDARDPHLARSISRLRQDGVRLNINLLGEAVLGGREAARRLHGVRELLARDDVDYVSIKVSSIVDHLSLWGAQQTVNKVVETLTPLYTDAASAASPKFINMDMEEYKDLELTLDVFETLLSKPELLRLEAGIVLQAYLPDSLSAMRRLRRFAKHRVAQGGAPIKVRLVKGANLAMERVDAAVHGFELATFASKLESDAQYKRVLFDSLKPEHLAHVRLGVAGHNLFDAAHAHLLATKRGCYNVPGGLEFEMLAGMAPGQARAVRETVGSMLLYVPVVSPKEFDVAVSYLVRRLEENASSENFMSAVFELDRSEHMFTRERERFVQALDLALTLDAPKTHRTQNRLAEQDEGAVALGTSVLPATPGHFVNTPDTDASTAVNQAWAEQVVATVPSCSIAEETADAARVDTIEAVHERIEAAHKAGAAWGHRPASERAEILREAARVLAIHRGDLLALMAHETGKTLEQGDPEVSEAIDFALFYADQAEELARDAEVDFRPRRLTLVTPPWNFPVAIPTGSALAPLAAGSAVLFKPAPQARRCGAFVAELLWKAGIPRDVLTLIDVPENEVGKALISDPRIDQIILTGAYDTAALFASWRPQLRIKAETSGKNSIIVTPQADLDLAAKDVALSAFGHAGQKCSAASLVILVGSVARSRRFAAQLADAVHSLHVGYPDDPTVQVGPVIEPASGKLLEGLTQLGDGERWLAKPRQLDDTGRLWSPGVRGGVQEGSRYHMTEYFGPILGIMHADTLEDAVRIQNGTAYGLTAGLHSLDADEIAWWIQHVEAGNLYVNRGITGAIVQRQPFGGWKRSSIGATAKAGGPNYLVNLTEPVDRDTLRSADQWLADAQHSDREAMATRFVPRDVQNLHGEINVLRYLPVPVIIRAADNADPVRVRRVLHAARMVGAPIALSVATTQQRDALAADLARHEDGSARFVRVEDAQTFAARIATCSEPRVRLIGDDGPVLYEAIARRPEVALYDAEATVSGRVELLVFMREQAVSVTNHRYGNPLPHDIDVAGPSGYSRGVPGHANSLT; this is encoded by the coding sequence ATGTCGACGACGACGCCACCACCCCACCCTGCCACCCCCGAGGTGTCGCCCGCTGAGGTCGAAAACCTGGTGCGCACGTGGGTCCAGCAAGCGGCCTCCTACCCTGCTCCTGCGCAGGCTACGATGCTGGCTGACCTGCTGAAAGATCAAGCCGGGCTCGACTTCACCGTCGCATTCGTCGACCGGGTGATCCGTCCTGAGGATCCGCGGGCTGCGGCTCGTGAGCTCAAACGGCTGGGCATTAATCCGCCGTCGTTCCTTCCCCGCAGCCAGCGCACCGCGGTCTCCGTCGGAGGAAAACTCGCCCCCCATGTCGCATCCCCAGTCACCAAAACGGCCCAGGCCGTGATGCGGCGAATGGTCTCTCACCTGGTTCTGGATGCCCGCGACCCACATCTTGCCCGCTCGATTTCGCGGCTACGTCAGGACGGGGTGCGCCTGAACATCAACCTGCTCGGTGAAGCGGTTCTGGGTGGCCGAGAAGCAGCGCGTCGACTTCACGGCGTGCGCGAATTGCTGGCGCGCGATGACGTGGATTATGTGTCGATCAAAGTGTCCTCTATTGTCGACCACCTGTCACTGTGGGGCGCTCAGCAAACCGTGAACAAAGTGGTGGAGACCCTCACTCCGCTATACACCGATGCCGCCTCCGCCGCATCCCCGAAATTTATCAATATGGACATGGAGGAATACAAGGATCTCGAGCTCACCCTCGATGTTTTTGAAACCCTTCTGTCTAAGCCAGAGTTACTGCGGTTGGAAGCGGGAATTGTGCTGCAGGCATACCTGCCCGATTCGCTCTCGGCAATGCGCCGTCTGCGCCGATTCGCCAAGCATCGGGTTGCCCAGGGCGGCGCACCGATTAAAGTGCGCCTGGTCAAGGGCGCAAACCTCGCGATGGAGCGGGTGGATGCCGCCGTCCACGGGTTCGAGCTGGCGACGTTTGCGTCCAAACTCGAAAGCGATGCCCAATATAAACGGGTTCTTTTCGATTCATTGAAACCCGAGCATCTAGCCCATGTCCGCCTCGGCGTTGCAGGCCATAACCTTTTCGATGCAGCCCACGCCCACCTGCTGGCCACCAAACGCGGTTGCTACAACGTGCCGGGCGGATTGGAATTCGAGATGCTGGCGGGGATGGCACCCGGCCAGGCCCGGGCTGTGCGCGAGACCGTCGGATCGATGTTGCTGTATGTTCCGGTCGTCTCCCCCAAAGAATTCGACGTTGCCGTCTCATACCTGGTGCGTCGTCTGGAAGAAAACGCCTCGAGCGAGAACTTCATGTCGGCGGTATTCGAGTTAGACCGAAGTGAGCACATGTTTACTCGAGAGCGCGAACGCTTTGTGCAAGCTCTCGATTTAGCCCTCACCTTGGATGCACCGAAAACTCATCGCACCCAGAATCGGCTCGCGGAACAGGACGAGGGTGCCGTGGCGCTCGGTACCTCTGTTCTTCCTGCAACTCCCGGACACTTCGTTAACACCCCGGACACGGATGCATCCACGGCTGTCAACCAAGCCTGGGCTGAACAGGTGGTAGCAACCGTGCCATCATGCAGCATCGCAGAAGAGACCGCCGACGCCGCCCGGGTGGACACGATTGAGGCAGTCCATGAACGCATCGAAGCCGCGCATAAAGCAGGAGCGGCCTGGGGTCACCGGCCCGCTTCTGAACGCGCCGAGATCTTGCGGGAAGCCGCCCGAGTGCTCGCAATCCACCGCGGCGATCTGCTCGCGCTGATGGCCCATGAGACCGGTAAAACACTCGAACAGGGCGATCCTGAGGTCAGCGAAGCTATTGACTTCGCACTGTTTTACGCCGATCAAGCCGAAGAGCTTGCCCGCGATGCGGAGGTCGACTTTAGGCCCCGCCGGCTCACCTTGGTCACCCCTCCGTGGAATTTCCCGGTCGCGATTCCAACCGGTTCCGCACTGGCACCGCTGGCGGCGGGAAGCGCGGTGCTGTTTAAACCGGCGCCCCAAGCCCGTCGGTGCGGAGCATTTGTGGCAGAGCTCCTGTGGAAGGCCGGGATTCCGCGCGATGTTCTCACGCTGATTGACGTCCCCGAAAACGAAGTGGGCAAGGCCCTTATCTCCGATCCCCGGATTGATCAGATCATTTTGACCGGGGCGTACGACACAGCCGCGCTCTTCGCTTCGTGGCGTCCGCAACTGCGGATCAAGGCTGAGACCAGCGGGAAGAACTCCATCATCGTGACCCCGCAGGCCGATCTCGACCTCGCGGCTAAAGACGTGGCTTTGTCGGCATTCGGTCACGCCGGGCAGAAATGCTCCGCGGCGAGCCTGGTCATTTTGGTGGGTTCGGTTGCACGCTCGCGGCGTTTCGCGGCGCAGCTTGCAGACGCCGTCCATTCATTGCACGTGGGTTACCCGGACGATCCCACCGTCCAAGTTGGTCCCGTCATCGAACCTGCCTCCGGCAAACTTCTCGAAGGACTCACCCAGCTCGGCGACGGGGAACGCTGGCTCGCTAAACCCCGTCAGCTCGATGACACCGGCCGCTTGTGGTCACCCGGTGTCCGAGGGGGCGTTCAGGAAGGGTCGCGCTACCACATGACCGAGTATTTCGGTCCGATCCTCGGCATCATGCACGCCGACACGCTCGAGGACGCGGTGCGAATCCAAAATGGCACCGCATACGGGCTGACCGCCGGCCTGCATTCCCTGGACGCGGACGAAATCGCGTGGTGGATCCAGCATGTGGAAGCCGGAAACCTGTACGTCAACAGGGGTATCACTGGCGCGATTGTGCAGCGCCAACCATTTGGCGGCTGGAAGCGTTCGTCGATCGGCGCCACCGCGAAAGCAGGCGGACCCAACTACCTGGTGAACCTCACCGAACCGGTGGACCGCGATACCCTCCGCAGCGCAGATCAGTGGCTGGCTGACGCCCAGCACAGCGACCGAGAAGCAATGGCTACTCGGTTCGTGCCCCGCGATGTGCAAAATCTTCACGGAGAGATCAATGTGCTGCGCTATCTGCCGGTTCCGGTCATTATCCGGGCGGCTGACAATGCAGATCCGGTGCGGGTGCGCCGCGTTCTTCACGCCGCGCGCATGGTGGGTGCACCCATCGCCCTGTCGGTTGCTACGACCCAACAGCGCGATGCTTTGGCTGCTGATCTCGCGCGCCATGAGGATGGATCAGCTCGGTTTGTTCGAGTCGAGGATGCCCAAACGTTCGCTGCCCGGATCGCCACCTGCTCAGAGCCTCGAGTTCGCTTGATTGGTGACGATGGGCCGGTGCTTTATGAGGCGATTGCCCGGCGTCCGGAGGTTGCGCTCTACGACGCTGAGGCCACGGTGAGCGGACGCGTCGAACTGCTCGTGTTCATGCGTGAGCAGGCCGTGAGCGTGACGAACCATCGCTACGGAAATCCGCTGCCTCATGACATCGATGTGGCGGGACCGTCCGGCTATTCGCGTGGTGTTCCCGGACACGCCAATTCATTGACGTAA
- a CDS encoding sugar phosphate isomerase/epimerase family protein: MTRSGRVPYTRKNQAHRRGRATLRRRLSGGDLLSDQMPRRRIPVGLSSSSVFPLGLSDTFRIADHLGYDGVEVMVSASHLSRDVRGLRSLSKAHHQPILSLHAPTLFFLQHVWGPSPWPKIERTVQMAVDLDTPVVVAHPPFRWQTRYAREFVDGVAALEAEYGVQVAVENMYPWRLGFREAMIYLPSHDPTDQPYNHCTIDLSHAATAGDDVLAMLDRLGDRLAHLHLADGSGRTTKDEHRPPGEGNQPCAEVLRRLANRGFSGSVVVEVTTSTLRRPGAREEVLRQCLSFARAHLAHHIAEPGV; the protein is encoded by the coding sequence ATGACACGGAGCGGACGGGTTCCCTACACCCGCAAAAACCAGGCGCATCGCAGAGGTCGGGCAACCTTGCGTCGGCGTCTGAGCGGAGGCGACTTACTCAGTGATCAGATGCCGCGTCGCCGCATTCCCGTCGGCCTTTCTAGCTCGAGCGTTTTTCCTCTGGGGCTGTCCGATACCTTCCGAATCGCTGATCACCTCGGTTACGACGGGGTAGAAGTGATGGTGTCCGCCTCGCACCTTTCTCGGGATGTTCGCGGACTACGCTCGCTCTCCAAAGCTCACCATCAGCCGATCCTCTCCCTGCACGCTCCGACCCTGTTCTTTCTGCAACACGTGTGGGGGCCATCGCCATGGCCGAAGATCGAACGCACTGTTCAGATGGCGGTTGATTTAGATACCCCGGTTGTGGTTGCGCACCCGCCATTTCGGTGGCAGACGCGCTATGCACGTGAATTCGTCGACGGGGTGGCCGCTTTAGAAGCCGAATACGGTGTTCAGGTGGCGGTCGAGAATATGTACCCGTGGAGACTCGGTTTCCGCGAGGCCATGATTTATCTGCCCAGTCATGACCCCACTGACCAGCCCTACAATCACTGCACTATTGATCTGTCCCACGCCGCAACAGCTGGTGATGACGTGCTGGCGATGCTTGATCGGTTGGGGGACCGCCTGGCGCACCTGCATTTAGCGGATGGTTCTGGGCGCACCACCAAGGATGAACACCGGCCACCGGGGGAGGGCAACCAACCCTGCGCCGAGGTGCTGCGCCGACTCGCTAATCGCGGATTTAGCGGCAGCGTGGTGGTGGAGGTCACAACCTCTACGTTGCGGCGTCCTGGAGCCCGCGAAGAGGTTTTGCGGCAGTGCCTCAGCTTTGCCCGTGCGCATCTAGCGCACCACATTGCTGAGCCCGGTGTGTAG
- a CDS encoding MalY/PatB family protein, with product MPSHSPHPAFDSFDSLSIADLRARGCMKWTQYPEDVLALWVAESDVPTAAPVCAAIQDTVRREGFGYASPRAKDELRAACSTWVSHVFDVSLDPSHVHPLPDVMQGVVRGIELFFDPGPVILPTPCYPPFRHALDVLGRQAIEVPLIPDPSAITASHGDAEPTRWVLDLERIEEALAHGARGVLLCSPHNPLGTVFRLDEHIALAHIVQRHGARVLSDEIHAPMFYDRVHIPYASSCPEAKEHTVTVSSPSKTWNLAGLHAAMMVTSQASDRDRWLKMPSTFTGSPTTIGTAAATAALLHGEPWRIEFLRFLRRNRDHLSARLAQELPEVTYTHPEGTYLAWLDFSETRIRTNAAASILREGKVALSPGTDFAPSAAAAARLNFATTHDILDAAINRIRDVIHPA from the coding sequence ATGCCGTCACACTCCCCGCATCCCGCATTCGACTCTTTCGACTCCCTAAGCATCGCCGACTTGCGTGCTCGCGGCTGCATGAAGTGGACGCAGTATCCGGAGGATGTGCTCGCCTTATGGGTAGCAGAGTCCGATGTTCCGACGGCGGCCCCAGTCTGCGCGGCTATCCAGGACACGGTACGGCGTGAGGGATTTGGGTACGCATCGCCGCGAGCCAAAGATGAGCTGAGGGCAGCATGCAGCACCTGGGTAAGTCACGTCTTTGATGTGTCCCTCGACCCGTCTCACGTCCACCCTCTTCCCGACGTCATGCAGGGAGTTGTGCGCGGAATCGAGCTCTTTTTCGACCCGGGGCCGGTCATTTTGCCAACCCCGTGTTACCCGCCCTTCCGGCACGCGCTCGATGTACTCGGCAGGCAGGCCATCGAAGTCCCACTCATCCCCGACCCGTCAGCCATCACTGCATCACACGGGGATGCCGAGCCCACCCGCTGGGTTCTCGACCTGGAACGAATCGAAGAGGCACTAGCTCACGGCGCACGCGGGGTGCTGCTATGTTCGCCGCACAACCCACTCGGCACCGTGTTCCGTCTCGACGAGCACATCGCGTTGGCGCACATCGTGCAGCGGCACGGCGCCCGAGTTTTATCGGACGAGATTCACGCCCCCATGTTTTACGACCGCGTGCATATTCCGTACGCCTCGTCCTGCCCGGAGGCCAAAGAGCACACCGTGACGGTCAGCTCTCCCTCAAAAACGTGGAATCTCGCCGGTTTACACGCGGCCATGATGGTGACCTCTCAGGCATCAGATCGTGACCGGTGGCTGAAGATGCCCTCGACATTCACCGGATCCCCCACCACCATCGGAACCGCAGCTGCTACCGCTGCGCTGTTACACGGGGAACCATGGCGCATCGAATTTCTCCGGTTTTTACGTCGAAACCGTGACCATTTATCGGCTCGGCTCGCCCAGGAGCTGCCCGAGGTGACGTACACGCACCCAGAAGGTACCTATCTTGCCTGGCTCGATTTCTCCGAAACGCGGATCCGTACGAACGCCGCCGCTTCCATCCTGCGCGAAGGAAAAGTGGCTCTCAGCCCCGGAACCGATTTCGCGCCGTCGGCCGCGGCCGCGGCCCGGCTCAACTTTGCTACCACGCACGACATTCTCGATGCCGCGATTAACCGAATCCGCGATGTCATCCATCCCGCCTGA
- a CDS encoding UTP--glucose-1-phosphate uridylyltransferase, with product MSQDPSVAQDSLPSTPLAKAQHKMREAGVADRAIDVFTHYYGLLKEGTTGQIPEETIRPYVDPPQLADVQVDEETQREAFAKLAVINLNGGLGTSMGMDRAKSLLPVRGGLTFLDVIVEQVRAARQKTGARLPLVFMNSFRTEADTWNVLARYPDLQVGDLPLSFVQNKEPKLTVDTLEPVSWPADPELEWCPPGHGDIYTALETSGLLDALLEAGFEYASISNSDNLGTVPSPKIAGWFAASGAPYAAELCRRTAADRKGGHLAIRVSDGRLILRDTAQTPAHQMDFFTDEHRHPFFHTNNLWFNLPVLKKTLEERRGVLGLPMIRNEKTVDPADKTSPKVYQIETAMGAAIEVFEGATAIVVDRARFLPVKATSDLLLVRSDIYELDDDFALVRRTEHLPLVSLDQDFYKLIGDFEARFPAGVPSMREATRFEVTGDHVFDSPVVVHGSALIGPDDPAHISAGTTVGTSDSPQDS from the coding sequence ATGAGCCAGGATCCATCAGTCGCACAGGACTCGCTACCGTCGACCCCGCTCGCTAAGGCGCAGCACAAGATGCGCGAGGCTGGGGTTGCCGACCGCGCCATTGACGTCTTCACCCACTATTACGGGCTACTTAAAGAGGGGACGACCGGTCAGATCCCAGAAGAAACCATCCGCCCCTACGTGGATCCGCCGCAGTTGGCGGACGTGCAGGTTGATGAAGAGACGCAGCGCGAGGCCTTCGCCAAACTCGCCGTGATCAATCTGAATGGCGGACTTGGAACCTCCATGGGCATGGATCGGGCGAAAAGCTTGCTTCCGGTCCGTGGTGGTCTGACATTCCTGGATGTGATTGTTGAGCAGGTTCGCGCCGCTCGGCAAAAAACCGGGGCTCGGCTGCCACTGGTGTTCATGAATTCCTTCCGCACTGAAGCGGATACATGGAATGTCCTGGCCCGGTACCCGGATCTACAGGTTGGGGACCTTCCCCTGTCATTTGTTCAGAACAAAGAACCCAAGCTGACGGTGGACACGTTGGAGCCGGTGAGCTGGCCCGCAGATCCCGAGCTTGAATGGTGTCCGCCTGGTCACGGCGATATTTACACGGCCCTGGAAACGTCCGGGTTGCTGGATGCATTGTTGGAGGCCGGGTTCGAGTACGCCTCTATTTCAAACTCCGATAACCTCGGCACGGTTCCCAGCCCCAAAATCGCCGGGTGGTTTGCCGCCAGCGGGGCACCCTATGCGGCAGAACTCTGCCGGCGCACTGCAGCTGATCGTAAAGGCGGGCATCTTGCCATCCGGGTCAGCGATGGTCGGTTAATTTTGCGCGACACCGCGCAAACGCCCGCGCATCAAATGGATTTCTTCACCGACGAACACCGTCATCCGTTCTTCCACACCAATAACCTGTGGTTCAACCTTCCGGTGCTCAAGAAGACCCTGGAAGAACGGCGGGGGGTCCTGGGACTACCGATGATCCGCAACGAGAAAACGGTAGATCCCGCAGATAAGACCAGCCCTAAGGTCTACCAAATCGAAACGGCGATGGGAGCTGCGATTGAAGTGTTTGAAGGTGCGACCGCCATTGTGGTGGATCGGGCGCGGTTCCTCCCGGTGAAAGCAACCAGTGATCTGCTTTTGGTGCGTTCAGACATCTATGAGCTCGACGATGATTTCGCGTTGGTGCGTCGCACTGAACATCTCCCGCTGGTGAGCCTAGATCAAGATTTCTACAAGCTGATTGGCGATTTTGAGGCTCGGTTCCCCGCCGGCGTTCCGTCCATGCGTGAGGCGACTCGGTTTGAAGTCACCGGTGACCACGTGTTTGATTCCCCGGTGGTGGTGCATGGTTCGGCGTTGATCGGGCCCGACGACCCGGCGCACATCTCAGCCGGAACCACCGTGGGAACCTCAGATTCACCACAGGACAGCTAG
- a CDS encoding glycoside hydrolase domain-containing protein: MDQQILDAQKWLNATYATVAGWVKIPEDGITGWNTIYALRRAMQAEMGISPVASGWGAQSTSAFQTKFGVLNASSSVPENVVRVISGALWCKGYSGLYANSPVSFATLIPSLGSARSDLGLGADNPVLEVKLMASLLSMDAYKIPIRGKGTNGIRGVQQWLNKTYSGRRDFALVPCDGLFPRQVQNALMLALQYEIGMADGVANGNFGPGTKAGLKEKASLAVGSSDGATHFVRLFQAALIFNRYGVDLNGVFSEALAGKVRLFQNFMEIPETGKGDFTTWASLLVSSGDTGIKTKGIDTNIQLDAAQAAGVKASGYTHIGRYTVGAGKFITSPELDLLKAQGLRLFPLHQRFNNNVSTMTREAGRTQGLEALERGRVLGFPKDTLIFFSVDMDVAEDTIIGPVKEFFRGVKEVMDSAVTGSFKIGVYGTRNICQILADEGLTSGSFIAGMSTGWSGNMGFPMPSNWHYNQVVEVSNEPVGSAKLNVDHVMVSKKAASVDLSTVISPPVERDGSPSATGFDAVFEWVVRAEVAAERALRSNSSILFRIDIYAPLISDYILNYLRKPNYGKGSYGGKWDIYLPEGDIPKGSKVARSVAEQFIGKLSPARPDSKRDVAHFAATALGYRTWGLSTTFDDYGLGDLGGWPLDLLQLWGNYERLKDSPKPDLFTWTSTILGTDKPSAFDRADVIADADAWLVAKALKVNPESTLSDCLRVLLKEDSKTRVRRFYKERFGGKPENVSAAFKKLADGIDYGASNIFKTPEALKEAAGIAALPNQLQAEQLGRGYAAAMERFGS, from the coding sequence ATGGACCAGCAGATCCTCGATGCCCAAAAATGGCTGAACGCCACCTATGCAACCGTAGCTGGGTGGGTGAAGATCCCCGAGGACGGCATTACGGGGTGGAACACCATCTACGCGCTGCGCAGAGCTATGCAGGCAGAGATGGGCATTTCTCCTGTCGCCTCTGGCTGGGGAGCGCAGAGCACCAGTGCGTTCCAGACCAAGTTCGGTGTCCTGAACGCGAGTAGCTCCGTTCCGGAGAATGTCGTTCGGGTTATCAGTGGCGCGCTGTGGTGCAAGGGGTACAGCGGTCTCTACGCCAACAGTCCGGTATCTTTTGCCACCCTTATCCCATCTCTGGGAAGTGCGCGCTCCGACCTTGGTCTCGGCGCGGACAACCCGGTCTTAGAGGTCAAGCTCATGGCGTCCCTGCTCTCCATGGACGCCTACAAAATACCTATCCGCGGGAAGGGCACTAATGGCATTCGCGGTGTTCAGCAGTGGCTCAATAAAACATACTCTGGCCGCCGAGACTTTGCTCTAGTACCCTGCGACGGACTGTTTCCCCGTCAGGTTCAAAATGCTCTCATGCTCGCTCTCCAATATGAGATTGGCATGGCCGATGGGGTCGCTAATGGCAACTTCGGGCCGGGAACCAAGGCGGGCCTCAAGGAGAAAGCCTCGCTTGCGGTTGGGTCATCCGACGGCGCCACGCATTTCGTACGGCTTTTTCAAGCGGCGCTAATTTTTAATCGATACGGCGTTGACCTCAACGGCGTATTCAGCGAAGCCTTAGCTGGAAAAGTTCGCCTGTTCCAAAACTTTATGGAGATACCGGAGACCGGCAAGGGTGATTTCACTACGTGGGCTAGCCTCCTGGTTTCTTCTGGTGACACCGGTATCAAAACCAAGGGAATCGACACAAATATTCAACTCGATGCGGCTCAAGCAGCTGGTGTTAAGGCTAGTGGTTACACCCATATCGGGCGCTACACGGTGGGTGCCGGAAAGTTTATTACTTCCCCGGAACTCGATTTGCTGAAAGCACAAGGACTGCGACTGTTCCCGCTACATCAACGGTTTAACAATAATGTCAGCACCATGACCCGTGAAGCTGGACGCACCCAGGGACTTGAAGCGTTGGAACGGGGCCGAGTGTTGGGCTTTCCTAAAGACACTCTGATCTTTTTCAGCGTGGACATGGATGTCGCGGAGGACACCATTATTGGCCCGGTGAAGGAATTCTTTAGGGGCGTGAAAGAGGTTATGGATTCCGCGGTCACGGGGAGTTTCAAGATCGGAGTCTATGGCACTCGAAATATATGTCAGATCCTTGCCGATGAGGGGTTGACGTCGGGGTCGTTTATCGCGGGTATGTCGACAGGATGGTCTGGGAATATGGGCTTTCCTATGCCGAGCAACTGGCATTACAACCAGGTCGTCGAGGTGTCCAACGAACCGGTGGGGTCGGCAAAGCTCAATGTTGACCACGTGATGGTTTCCAAGAAGGCTGCGTCTGTGGACCTCTCAACGGTGATATCCCCACCTGTTGAACGGGATGGATCACCATCGGCTACTGGCTTCGATGCTGTCTTTGAGTGGGTGGTACGTGCTGAAGTTGCAGCGGAGAGGGCGCTTAGGAGTAACAGCAGCATCCTCTTCCGTATCGACATATATGCACCGCTGATTTCAGATTACATCTTAAATTATTTACGAAAGCCTAACTATGGTAAAGGGTCTTATGGGGGTAAGTGGGATATATATCTTCCAGAAGGTGACATTCCAAAAGGCTCCAAGGTTGCTCGGTCAGTGGCAGAGCAGTTTATTGGGAAATTATCTCCAGCAAGACCTGACTCTAAACGGGATGTTGCACATTTCGCCGCTACAGCCTTAGGCTATCGCACGTGGGGATTGTCAACAACATTTGATGACTACGGTTTAGGCGACTTGGGTGGTTGGCCTCTAGATTTGCTTCAATTATGGGGTAACTATGAGAGGCTTAAGGATAGCCCTAAGCCTGATTTGTTTACTTGGACATCCACAATACTTGGAACTGACAAGCCTAGCGCATTTGACCGAGCAGATGTTATTGCTGATGCGGATGCATGGCTCGTCGCAAAAGCTCTTAAAGTGAATCCGGAGTCCACTTTATCGGACTGCTTGCGAGTGCTACTGAAAGAAGATTCTAAAACAAGGGTTCGCAGGTTCTATAAGGAGAGATTTGGTGGAAAGCCGGAAAATGTAAGTGCGGCATTCAAAAAGTTGGCTGATGGTATTGATTACGGCGCGTCAAATATATTTAAAACCCCCGAAGCGCTTAAGGAGGCGGCTGGAATCGCAGCTTTACCCAACCAACTCCAGGCAGAGCAACTGGGGAGGGGGTACGCTGCAGCGATGGAGCGATTCGGATCCTGA